A window of Polyodon spathula isolate WHYD16114869_AA chromosome 22, ASM1765450v1, whole genome shotgun sequence contains these coding sequences:
- the LOC121297493 gene encoding solute carrier family 25 member 48-like has protein sequence MNGFKVDDFVAGWIGGAASTVVGHPLDTVKTRLQAGKGYKNTFHCILTVYKNENVSGFFKGLSFPLASITLYNSVVFGVYSNTQRLIRESRTGTERRGPDLVELVLSSITAGFISVGIGAPVDLVKIRLQMQAQPVLSGSSGCFNIWYDILNFIPYTLLCDWLSPGEGAALNPFYICLAGGVAGSISWVTATPADVVKSRLQADSVYQRKYKGIVHCILQSYKTDGLQVFFRGVTVNAVRGFPMSATMFLAYELSLKFFRGL, from the exons ATGAATGGCTTTAAAGTCGATGATTTTGTAGCTGGTTGGATAGGGG gaGCCGCCAGTACTGTTGTGGGACACCCCCTCGACACAGTGAAG ACTCGTTTACAAGCTGGGAAAGGTTACAAAAACACCTTTCACTGCATTCTCACAgtctacaaaaatgaaaat GTCTCTGGGTTCTTTAAAGGCCTGTCTTTCCCCCTGGCAAGCATTACTCTCTACAACTCGGTGGTGTTCGGGGTGTACAGCAACACGCAGCGGCTTATTAGAGAGTCCCGCACCGGCACAGAGAGGCGCGGTCCTGACCTTGTGGAGCTGGTGCTGTCCAGCATCACTGCTGGATTCATCTCGGTGGGAATCGGGGCCCCTGTGGATTTGGTCAAAATACGTCTGCAGATGCAGGCCCAGCCAGTTCTCTCAGGTAGCTCTGGgtgttt CAATATATGGTATGACATCCTCAACTTCATTCCTTACACGCTGCTCTGTGACTGGCTGTCCCCAGGGGAGGGTGCTGCCCTCAACCCATTTTACATCTGCCTGGCAGGAGGAGTTGCAG GTTCAATTTCTTGGGTCACGGCCACACCAGCAGATGTTGTAAAAAGTCGTCTTCAGGCAGATTCAGTTTATCAAAGAAAATATAAAGGGATTGTCCATTGCATCCTGCAGAGTTACAAGACCGACGGGCTACAG GTATTTTTCCGCGGGGTCACTGTAAATGCCGTCCGGGGGTTCCCCATGAGTGCCACCATGTTCCTGGCCTACGAGCTGTCCCTCAAGTTCTTCAGGGGTCTGTAG